The Synechococcus sp. CC9605 sequence TTTCCATCGACGACACCGACTGGACCGGTGATCGCAAGAATCAATTGGTGCTGATCGGCCGCGATATCGACCACACCACCCTGCGGGAACAACTCCAGGCCTGTGTGGCGCATTGAGTCAAAGGACACCGCACCCACGACATAACTCGAGTTGTGGTTGTTCCGTCTTGACGCTGGTTCTCGTAGGTCGCGTGACAACGGAATCGCCTTTGCTCAACACCCAGAGCGACCATTTTTTTGTTATGAGGTCGAGATGGCGAAGCGAGCTAACCAAAGCTTCCACGTTCTTCTGCTGCATCGTCAGATCAGCAACGTTGCTCAAGGTCAATCGACGCGCAAGGCTGTCCATACGTTGAAACCAATCACAAGCGACGCATGGTCGACCACAACCAACAAAAGCTCACGGCTCGCGAGATGGTGCGGGCCCACGCCTACCCCGTACTGGCAGCCCTCAGCAGTCTCAGCTTGCTCAGCATCACGGTTCTGCTGATCCCGCAAGCCGTCAAAACCCATCGCTACAACCGCTGCATCGACGTACAGATCGCCCTGCGGGCCAGCATCAATCCCAAGGGAGGCACGGCTGCCGGCAAGATGAATTACCTCAAAGCCGTCGAACATTGCGAAGGCTTCTAAACCGATGACCGCCATCCAACCGTTATTGGCTTTCAGCTTCGGGGTTTTGGCCCTGTTGGTGAACACAACGCCAGGAATGGCCCACGGCAAGGGGCTCTATGGCACCGAAGCCGAAGCCAGGCAGCGGGCAGCTGAAATCGGTTGCAGCAGCATTCATGAGAACAACGGACGTTGGATGCCTTGCACTGATGAACGGGAACTCCACCAACAGCTGCGAAAGCAATGAAAGCCTCCAGAACAACCAGCCGGCAGGCGCGGCGAATCCATCGCTGGCTGGTGCCGATCGCAGCAGCACCACTGCTGATCACCGCAGGAACCGGCTCCCTCTACAGCCTGCTGCTGGAGCAGAACATTGATGCCTTCTGGCTGCTCAAGCTGCACACAGGACAGTTCGGCTGGTTCAATCTTCAGCCCGTGTACCCAATCCTGCTGGGAGCTCTCACCATTGTTGTGACCGTGTCTGGGCTGACAATGATGCTCAGGCCAGCCCGTACGACAGGGAGTTGATATCACCCCGACCGCCTACTCCGCGCAAGTGCAGCCGCAGGAGCCACTGCCATGGCAGGGCTCGTGGTTTGGATGACCGGTGGCACAGGCCTCTGAACAGAAACTCTGGCCATCGCGAACAACAACCTGGGATGCCTGCACCTCACAGGTGCAACGCGGACAAGCACAGGGATTAGCAGGAGCCATCACAACAAATCAACAAACTGTTGTATGGGCCTAAAAAAGATGACCACAGAACAAACACACCATTTCCACACAATTCACGCGGAAAGATTGATAATAATTCTCACATTTCATAGCGATCGACAAGCGAAGAGCCACTTACAGCAAAAACAACAAAAAAGAAGAGTCACAAAAAAAGGCCAACAATCACAGCGCAACAAACCAAATAGCACAAGGGGAAGCAATTAAATCCGCCGCAACGCAATCAGGAAGTAGAAAAATAACGAGAGCAGCAACTCAAAGCAAATGAACAAAAATAGCCAATTGAGAAGCAAGACGCTGCGCGAAATCACTGCATGGTGCTACAAACGCGCTTCCCACCTTTCAATCACAGGTCACGACAAGGCGGCACAAGCCCTGACCGAAGAACACATGGAGTTACTCCAGAACGTCAACCCCGAAAACTTACTCTGGGTTGAAAATTAACTGAAACAACACTTTTATCGCGCCGACGAATTGTGTCGTACCTGACCTCAAGGAAAGCAAATATCACAAGAAGAGACAAAACCAAGAAGCCACATCGTGCTATAAGAGACATTAAATACGCACGAAATCTCGGAATACCCGTTCATAAATAGCAAAAAGATTCCATCAGGAAAATTAAGCACAACCCGGTGTAGCAAAAAGCACAAGTCAGTACCTCAATGAACACTGAGCACCAGCATCGAAAAAAGGGAGGGAGGCCCATATCCTTAAATTCGTACGAAACAGTCCGCCTAAAAAGACCTCAAGCTGGAGAAAATATAGAAATAACAGTAAAGAGTGGAGTTATAAGGATTGCGGGCAACCAATCGAACAATGCAAAAGACATAACTTTAGCTTTTGCATGCAGAGCAGATGCTTTCAAATTCCATTATCCAGAAGACCTAGAAATCACAATAGAAGCCATAACAGACACAACTTACATAGTTGAATCAATAGGCAAAAAAGGATCCGACACAAGCGATGCAATTATGGAATGGATCATTCAACTGCATATAGTGAGGAACGAGACAAATCTAGAAAACAGACTGATGAAATTTTTTAGATTACTGATAACAAGACTAGGGAAAAGAACATCAGAAGGGCTACTGCTCGAGCACACACTGCCCCATGCACGTATTGCTGAAATAATTGGATCCACGAGATCAACCGTATCAAGAACG is a genomic window containing:
- a CDS encoding conjugal transfer protein TrbI, translating into MAPANPCACPRCTCEVQASQVVVRDGQSFCSEACATGHPNHEPCHGSGSCGCTCAE
- a CDS encoding helix-turn-helix domain-containing protein; protein product: MNTEHQHRKKGGRPISLNSYETVRLKRPQAGENIEITVKSGVIRIAGNQSNNAKDITLAFACRADAFKFHYPEDLEITIEAITDTTYIVESIGKKGSDTSDAIMEWIIQLHIVRNETNLENRLMKFFRLLITRLGKRTSEGLLLEHTLPHARIAEIIGSTRSTVSRTISNLRKSQQIYIDELKEQIILPVD
- a CDS encoding DUF3721 domain-containing protein codes for the protein MTAIQPLLAFSFGVLALLVNTTPGMAHGKGLYGTEAEARQRAAEIGCSSIHENNGRWMPCTDERELHQQLRKQ